The Bombus pascuorum chromosome 5, iyBomPasc1.1, whole genome shotgun sequence genome segment CTTTTTCTACAGAGcaccttctttttttctatttcctgcataattttctttctcgtttttctttcacttCCGTAACAAGATTTAAATCGTATAGAAATTTccaagaaacagaaatttccCGAAGCAATAGCGAAAATACGGCGCGAGGACGAAGAagattaaatcatttttatataggaATGTTTCACTCTTGTTCGCTTGTTCCAGGCGATAGTATGCATCGGCGGAGACGGTACTGTCGCGGAGGTGATCAACGGTCTGGTCCTGAGGACCTCGAGGGATCGACAAATAGATCCGAATAATCCAGAAGTGAATCTACCGACTCCTCGACTTCCGATCGGGGTGATACCCAGCGGAAGTACCGACACGATCGCGTACAGCCTCCATGGAACCACCGATGTGCAAACGGCGACGATACATATCATTTTTGGCGACAGCACTGGCCTCGACGTCTCCTCCGTGCACAATGACCAGTCGTTGCTCAGGCTATACGCCAGCATGCTCAGTTACGGCTATCTAGGCGACGTGATACGGGACAGTGAAAAGTTTCGTTGGATGGGACCCCAGAGATACGATTACTCAggtaagtaaaatatttgttccttcgaagaaaggaataaaacCTTATTATCGAGCCATTTGTGAGTTGGTGATAGTTGTATGGGTTTTTCACTTTCGTCGTATTCTTGATACAGTTACCTGTAACGAACTCTGTATCGTGTATTTATTGCTTTGTATAAGAGAGCATAATTTAAATGTTGCGTTGCTTATTCGACACAAATATGAGTCATTTACCGTAGCTTGAAAATACGCAAATAACCTGTTTCTAACAATAACGTTTAATCGCGCAATacttttttaacgaaaaagtGACTTCCGTCTTTTCTCTTAAATTCGGTGCAGTTTTCTTCCATATATCGTCTAATAAAGTCTGCTACGATTAATACTAGTGATtagattgcagatttttatgcaatttcgtACTTTCGAGTATATAAGTTAGAAGGTAGAACCTCGATAGAAAATTGGTTTACCTGCCAAATACTTTAGAAACtaactgtttcttttttggatattttttatatattgctTCATACTACGTGCATTCTGCGTAGTTTTGCACTTTCtgatttcctataaatgcatataaaTCCGCAGTTTAGTCATGATAGTGCGATTTCACCATGGTTTCCTCTAtagcaaattataatttgttttttatcaaaatcagcattatttttccttttcatgaCACGTTAAACTTCCTGGTGtgttagaaaattattggtgataattttttctgacgttaattatacgaaataatcGTCGAAAGTAAATGTATTTCGCAGTTCGAACTGTTActaagaatttcaagattgcAGAACGTAAACGAGTGTTTAATTATTAGTGTGCTACGAAAATaacataatttgaaatttaaatcatCCCCTTATGCAATGCGATAAGTACGACAAGAGATAGACCAAATATTAACACAACTGTATTTGATGTAATCTAGCGAAGAGAATCGATTAGTTTAAAATGTTTTCGACCATTTTTATGGTTGAACGTTTTCTACTTGAATTACACATTTTTTCCGTCTCGTGTAGTATTATTTTGTGGAGTTCGTGATTTTTCGATTAGATCTAGCGTAATCTAGCAGAAACGTTTTTTCACGCTAAaacaatttgtttttatttgatgaatgtatttttttcatactactagtaattttactatatttgtatgtatttaatacgATACtagatatttttcgtttcaaaacGTTGGACGAAAATCGAACGGAATGGCCAAGGAATAAATAAGggtttgattaattttttccaagGCTAAAGGTAGGTTGTATATGCCAAGGCCAAAAACAAAGGTAAGAAGGTCGAACCGCAAACTAGTAAAGAACAAAGTTTGTGAGGGTATGGGATACATTTTATAAGTCGTAACAAGCTGTCAGCTAATGACAGGCAAACTATAACCGCGAGGGATGTAGGAACGAGGCCAATAAGCGAAGGAAATTGTAAAGCAtagttattttatatcgtgCAGTTTAAAGTGCGAGCGTAGGAAGTAGGATATACGACCGTAGAACGATTTACGAGTTTCTTTAAGCCGGAAGGTTGGTGAACTAGATTTGTCCTACCTTTGCGGAAACACGTGCGAGTTCGTGGGAGTGGGGAGAAAGTGTATGGCAGAGAACAGATATTTCACTTGGATAGCATCTCTTGTACAAATTCCTATATCGGCCGGTGAGAGGGCGTACGTCTCTTTGATCTAGTCAGTGACAAAGCACCAAAAGAAtgcgtaaaaaaaaaaaaaaaaatacagaagatGAAAGGGAACGACAAGTATCATATAGAGGCCTCGAGACGAAACGCTTCGCGAAAGTGTTTCAAGAGATTTTTACGAATACGCGATGcaagttgaaataatttaagaagATGGCGCTAGTTGAGAGCAAGCCGTAGCGCGTACTCTCGCGGGGAAGTAAAATATTGCAGGGAACAGGAGTAAATTCAAATGTTCGTGCAGGTAAGTATTTGGTTTTcgttatgtatttaattagttGTGTCGTAAAGTATGGACGTTTCGGTAGAAGATAGTTCTAGATATGTTAATAACTAATCGCAGGTACTAGATTTgtgtatattatttcaattactaATTTCTCGCATCTTTTTACTCTATTTTATAAAGTGATTGTAACGATTAGTTTCACTTTCAGACAgtatcataatatatatatatatatatatatatatatatgttcttTATTACAGGAGACGTCAGTAAAGAACACTACCGCAAAGAACTACTTGAAGATAGTGTTATATTATACGCgataggaatttttatattatacactataaaaatttgttatatatttgtaaaattctatatagcAATGTATTTGCTACAAGTCAGAATGAAATAAAGGTATTAAACGTATTCAGTTGAGTACGTCATATTTTCCTTGTGATTTTCCACTTATTCAAACCAAACTTTtgttaaaatcgaaaaatagTATTAGGAGAATATGATAGCCGAGGGGGTGGTACAAAGATCGTAATTCCTGAAATCTCGCGTCATTTTTATTCcgaatttgatgaaattcgtTCTGCCTCGCGTATTTTTTGTTTGATGGTTTTATCTTAACAGAAGGgaggaattaaaataaatacgcaCTGTATAGTTTATTAGTAATAAGAAGTATTGTACATTCCATAATCTTgaacaataattttcttacaatatatgctataatatatatttaatcgcgtttttcttcttctttcgccGTGTTCCACGCTGGTACATCTTTTCCCTCGTCACTGTTGCATTGTCGTATCTGCTTAATGGCAAATAATGTTGACatcctttaaaaattatcgaaagattattaaaaaatgtataatacagtACATACCTCGAATTTAACTCAGGTTTCAAGAAGATCCTCGCGAATAAAGGTTACGAAGGTGAGATCCAGCTCCTGTCGGACCCTTGTCATCCAACAACCAGTACaagatgtataaaaaattgcacCAGGTGCCTCCAACACATGCACAACAGTATTCCAGATAAAGAAATAACCAGTTAGTtgtctattattattattaaactgtcgatttttatgcaaatttgtattGTCATGAGCATAATTGAACGAATAGCACTTAAGTAGGGATTTGTTTTTTCCACCACGTATGAAGAGAATTATACTTTAGAtacttcatatatttttccatactATATTCATTCTGCAcatttttgcacttttacaataaattacgTAGAAATGCATAGAAATCCGTAGtctaattattactattatttgaTATCTAACTGTTTGAactttatctttatctttaatttatcttGAATCTACCTCAGGATGGTTGACTATCAGAGGCAAATTCTTCATGGTGAACGGTGCCAATCTCGCCTGCGGTTGCTCCAGGAGTCCCATGGGTTTCAGCCCTCATTGTCATGTCGGAGACGGTTGCGTAGACGTAATTCTCGTCCGACATACCTCGCTTTTTAACAATATCAGGATGTTGTTGAGGTTGTCCAGCAAACAGAAGACTTTGGTGtgtgaaataattgtaaatttattaattaatttaagaatatacgtatattcttGATTCTCTCTATGAATATACGATTATATGTAAATTGTTTATCTGGGAAATTcagatttaaattatttttactcgcttacttataataattaaattattcgccTCGCGATATAAAGATCCAATTTACAGTTTGCTAATTATTTCGGAAGTATTAGAAAATGCGTCGACGATCGTTCGAATTGATCTAGCTAGTCTGTTTTCTTTTGCCAGTACGATCTGCCGTTCGTCGAGGTGTACAGAGCCAGGGAGTTCACGTTCCGCACCCTACCCACCCTGCACATGCAGTCTACTAGCGATATTAGCAACCGCTATCTGAACTCGAGCCTGAGCGTATGGAACTGCGACGGCGAGGTGATCGATAGCTCCAATGTGAAAATCAGGTAAACACTCGTTCGTGTATTTACAGACTCTTCATGCTCACTTCCACTTCGATGGTTTACACGTAAGCTTCCACTATCCTTTCATTGCTGATTTTTGATATCTCTGATACCTTATCGACCTTTAATTTCCGTTTAAAATACCAGTAGCGTactgataaaaaaatacagataaaaCGAATAGGACGACTTATTTGAGTATTTTATGGGAAGAACATTAACGAACGTATACAGATATTCAGATTGATACTCGGACACATTACCGTCTCTCTATTTGTTGCTTTGCATAAGAGATGCATATTTTCGTGGAATAAATAACACGATATTCGAATCATTACCTCTTGCACGAGTCAACAAATACAGAGGTAGTGCTGTGTCCGAATATTAACGCGAGCAACTGTAATTGACCAACTGTGATTTATCGACAGGGTACACTGCCAACTAGTGAACATATTCACGAGACGAGCCCAGGAACCAGTTCACGGCCGGACCTGTTTCTGTTAGTGGCGAGTAGTAGTCGATCTGCTGGTCACCAAGGTTGCGTTGCTTAAAGTAAGAGAACGACAAACGCCCGTTTCCGAACGAACACGATGACGTTCAAATCGCATAGTTCCTTCGACTTGCCCTAATTAATCGTTATCGCGATATCGACGCGTGGCGCGCGGGGACAACGAACAGTTGTCCCGCACGGCGACCACATCTCCAAAGATGACTGGATATACCATAACATCTTTTCACGACTACGAAGATACGTTTGTAGTTGTGAAACAGAAAAACTGTCTAAGAATATCGTTAAATCTATACTTTAAAGTTTACCAATGTACGAAAGTCATAGAATTGGTAACGAGGAGATCGAAGAATTTGACATTTTTTGAAAGAAGTTTGAAATTCggaaacatttaaaacatgCAGTATTGAATATCTTGAATAGTCCATGACGTCGCAACTCACAAGATATCGTCGTTGTTCGAGCGTGTCCGACTAACAGCGGAACTTTTTACCGTATACTCCGTGCGACGCGTATCAAAGCTATGCCTATCTGTCCGGTATTCCTTCGAATGAAGGTCTGAAACCACCAAGAAAGATGTCAACGTCCATGAAGACCACGAAGAATACGGGACCTTACGTTTGCACAGCGATACTCGGCCAATCCTTTCCCTTTTTCCcttcttattattaaattatagcCTGTAATCGTCGAACATTCCATTGTGGATGTCTCCACTACACTGCGGCTCAGCCGATAAGATGTACTTACAGAATTTTGTATAACGGAGACCGGTTTTTCCGATCCTTTCCCAACGTTGTTGCAGTGGTTGGGCATTTTCGTACTTAAactacacacacatacacacttGAGATGCGATTATCGTAGATTCGGTGCATGGATGGACTCTTCCCTGAATCAGATTTCTAAAGATATTACCATTAGGGCGCTTAAGTTTACTCGATAGAAGTTTAGAATGTACAGTACGAGCGTCGTCCTTAAGACtccattatatatttttcacccGGAGGACGAGCCaaagagacgaagaaaagTGACTTAAGCGCTACGAGTTCgcgatcgaagaaaataagaaaatcgtAAGAGAATCGACGAGGTGTTGCTTGGAACTCTTTAAGGTATCGGTATAGTCAATTGGTTTCTTGACGAGTTGAACTTTAGGATCCAATGGAATTTACTAACTTGGATTAATTTTCAGATAACTTTCCAACTCTGGCCGCCTATGACAATTCTAAATTTCCAACAACGATCTTTTTTTGTACTTTCCAAAAATCTTCCAAAGTTTTCTAACATAACTATATTCTGTAAGAAACGTTTCAAGACGTCAAATGGTCAGGCAAACACGTGCAAAGATACTTTGACACTAAACTGATATCTTTGTGATTCAAGCGTTTCGTCGTCGATATCATTAGACTagcgatattttctttatgaAGCCCAAGATGGCTGACTACCTGtacagaagaaaagaaaaagagagaaagagaacacATGTATTTTCGTGAAACGAGCACGATTTTAAGAAAGCTGCATCTATAGCTGTAGAGAAAATGAGACGAGAATCGTAGCTATTAGTGGTTAGGCTTAGAATACTTCGAAGAAGAATAGAGCGGCATTTACTTTACCAGGACaagtattttcatttatttatttaattgtaggAAATAAGCTTCGCGAAGATCGGTGTTAGCGCGATCCATCGACCGTACTATCGTGAGAAATGCACTAGTACGTCGATGCATTCACAGTTGCGTTGTTTCGATAGTTacctctttttatttataattacgacGATATATATGATATGGACGGTTAGCGTTCATAAGCGAGCGAACAGAATATGGTTTCGAATATTTGATCTATGATTCATTTGTAATCAGCAATGTGGATATTGTTAACACGTTGACATCGGTGACGCAtgtcttttattaaattttctagaaCGACCAAAGTAAGATAAATTTCACGCACTAAGGAATTTTCAACAATGTTTTCGAAGGATTTAGACAACATTGGCAGAGTAAAAGCACAGTATCGTACATTTAAATCTATTCCACCTGCCATgggaaaaatatgtaaaattcgCGCGACggtcaacgtgttaaaattttaagagCTTACTACAAGAATTAAGTTACCTTTTTGTTGATAATCGGAAATGAGAGAGAATCTGCTAGaagtaagatatttttatatatttaatattgaaatagcTGAGATGGCCCGAATCGAAGAAAGagtgtaaatataaaaatttattggaaaGAGAACGATATATCCCTTTGATTCTAATTTAatcttcgtctttctttctcgacCTGAAAATTTGCAGATTGCAAAGAAAGATGACGCGTATTACAACGATAGAGAATTTGTAGTTGTAAGGGAGAAGCTTATCAACGCAGTTAATGTACGCGTTAGAAATTTTGTCGGAGCTTTAGAAAGGAGGACCGTTGCCCGTGAAACGGTTCGTTTGTAAGCGAAGACGCGAGCGGCGAGTGGAAactttcgttcgatcgtttctaGTCTGTTGCGTTTACATCGAAGCATACGTGTTCCGTCCTTGGTTTCTGTTTCCTGCAGCTTTGTTTATCGTCAAGGGACGGAAGTTTCCCTCGCCTATCTCCATCGATTCCCGATTTAGAAAAGAagttgtaaaaaagaaaaagagaaaagtattTTTGTGGTATAATCAACGATATCCCCCGAGGGTCAATCTTTCGTTATGTCGTTAAAAGAACTATGttgaaatttcactttcgTTCGTAGTGTTTCGTTGGTtctgtaatattttgaattttttcttctttttatcttgtTCGTTGAACATAAATCGTTCGTTGAACGTAGTGAATCCGCTGAATTAATGGCCGCGCTGTCGCTTTGTATTTCCGACTTTCAGGACCGACATATCACAGAGAAAGAACGACGTTACCTTGCGATCGATGTTAAACAAACCACTGTACCTCTCGAATTTCGTCCAAAAtgcatttcttattttctcacGTCAGTGTTGGCTAGCTCGTTTGTCAATTCGATTGCACGTGCTCTACGATTCTTTAACCTTTTGGGGTCTGATTCTTTACCGCAATGgcattcttctctttctttccttttaatttctttcgtatatttttaatcaattctGACAACGAAACATTTCCCGCGGACTTTCTAGGAGACAAAAATAGCGGACCACAAGGGGTTAACGACGAATAAAttcagaaaagaaaattagcgATTAGACGAATGATTATTTTGTAGACGCGTATGTCCAGGTtgtacagatatatatatacatatatatatatatgatatatataatatatatatataatacatatgtatatatctatattttaattacgaggtatttatatacatatatagaacgTAAAGAAGATAGTCGCGATGAGTCGCTTCCGATATGGTTGTATCCAAGTGTACTAATTGTTTTCGATCATCTTTGCAATGATGCACCGAATGTCGAAAATGGCTgcgtatattattaataaattgtacttCACTTTTTCACCTCGTGTCTTCTTTCTCAATCCCATTGCATCCTTTAGCTCTACGAATATAGAACGAATAGATCGTACAAGAATAGCTTTGGACGAAAAGAAGCTAGGAcgaaaatgaacaaaaaaagaagaaaggtaaaagaagaatagtcatgaaaatcaataaaacGTACAAAAGATCTTGAAATATGTATCTTGATCGATATCTTTGAAAATCAGACTACAGCAACATACTTGAAACTATATACGGAcgcataaaattgaaatctgGAACAACTCAAAAGGGGGATAAATTTTCGGCCAACATTCACAtttactcttttcttttttctcctcttttatatattaagaatttttaataatcaatattgtcggatatatatatatatatataatatatattatatatataatataatacattatattaattgaGACAGTATGGACACAACGTATAATTGGCGCGGTAAGGTGACAAAGAAGCCTCTCCCTTGTCAGTGTCCCTTCGTCGGAGGGTTGCCAGCTCCGTTCGCGAGTCGAGGTCGTTTCACGCACCCCGGATCGCTCGTTTCTccgttttcctcttttttccccttctttctctcgtttctcctCCATCCTCTAAAAATTTCCTCGATATCGTGCATGGTTTCGAGTCCCGCCACGCTTATCACAACTTTGGTTTTTCTTAAGCATTAATATTCGATGATCGATCGTCTCTATGGAAAGAGGGCTGGTCAGCCGTACTTATCGTTTCCTCGGGCGTTTCTTGGAGAAACGTAATTACAAGGAGTATAAATCGAAACAGAGATCTTCATTAACGTACGCTGTTCGAAATGGTTTTCCGTGAATTCGTTTTCCTAACTATCTGAATTGAAAGGAAAATTGCGAATTCGTTACAAGTAATAATAGATATGCCGATCGTTCTTTTATATCAACGCTAGATCTATGCTTTGTTTTAATGTTAATGGCCGATAGTCCATATATACACGTAGAAACAAGTATAAGAAACGATTACCAAAACGATTAAAATACtgaaatatattatcgttaatacgtatttttGTCTCAGCGAAATTCAACAGAGCTGGGAATCCAAAGTTCTCtattaacaaaaaagaaaaaaagaaaaaaaaaaaattacttcgCAGAGCGTATTTCTcaatcgaataattaaaatctcttTAGCCACTCTTTGAATAGAGAAATCTAATTTAACGCGTCTGACTCTTCCACTTGTCAGTATCACCACCTTCGTCACAGCCCTCTCCCTCGCTCTGCCTTTCCCAAAGGCCAACCATCCTcggtttcttcctttatttagttacttcatttttcatttcattcgtttcatcTTTTGACGTTTCTCTGCTGTTTCGCCGTGCTCACTGCCTTTCTGTCGCGTTTTTCTCTTGCCACCTCCTTCGCAGCGTATCGTTATACTATTTAGTCTAATCCCTGATATATAACATGAACCTCGTTCACAATCGTAAAAAAAGGATCGTGAGACGAAAATATACGCGAGCTTCCGACCACCGTCGTCGGTGATCGAACGTTCGCGTTCTCggcttcctctttcttccctttctttttcttcctcccgTCGCGTCTTTCGTGCTCTTTAGTCGCCTGCTCGCTTTTTTCGGGGATGCTCGGTTTGCACCGTTAAGAGTCGCACACGAGTAAACTAGGAGTTCTCGATAGTAGAAAAACGACGGTCATGCATGTAAAGCGGAAATCGCTGTGTAGAATATTGTGCGTTTGGCGAAAGAAAGTTGTAAGTTACCGGtggaataaatgaaatattccaaattcgtatattataaatttatatttgaatgtCTATCTTTAAAATCAGAAGAGACATAAAACTATGAAAATCGCGACCTCCTAACAGCGCCAAGCCTCGACGACCCCTGACAGTTTCGATACTATCtttgaaaaacgaaataaatcgctCGCGTGTTTTCGCCTCGTTGCCTACTTTGTACAACCGATACTACACAATGTGTGCTATTCTCGTTTgcttaataaatattcgataaatatatcattgtatttcatcattataatatatgtatatcatcgTATTGCCGTAATAATAGGTAGTAATAATCGCACTATGTTACTCATCGCTGTTTCTCGTCGTTTACAATTACCAGTGTGTCGTTAAGTACCGTTaaactttataatatatatatatattatttattattattattattattattaatattattgttatcgttATTTTCGTAGCTGAACTTACACTTCGCATGCTCGTGCGTTCTATATTCATCTATTGAATTCTCGCAACACACCCCCTAACCACACATCCCCAACAacgaaaaaaacaagaaaagaagaatCAAAAACAATCTTTTCTTCTCGTCTCGTTAATCAGTGCTCGCTAAGTTAATCGTTCGTTAGCTACGCGTTTACatgttttatacatatatattatatatattatctatatatatatgataatatataaatatatatatatatatataatttattatacgtcTTCAGTCCCCCGCAAGCTTAAATTCTACGCAGACGATCCACCGTCTTTCCTTTGTTCTTTCCTTGCCCCCCCccctttttttaattctttaacgCTTAATTGCCCGAAAAGTAACGACGTCTCGactttcgatgattttttccCATTCGCACAGAGTTTCCTCGTCGAGATTTGCGGAGAGTTCGACGGAAGAATCGCTGTTTTCGTTTGACCGATCCACCTTCGAGGTGAATTGCCACAGTGGGTGGCCCGGGATATCCAGTCGATATTTCTTCATCCTCGAACCCGATTTTTTCGCCCGATCGAGACGCGCGACTATCAGTCGCGTAATTAAGCTTCCCTCGCCTGTTCTGCGAGAAAAACATCCCTCATCTATCGTCTTTCCTTCTAACCCTCCTCCCCCCCGCCCCCAAATTCTACTAGAGAAATATTCTATCTTACGTAGAAAAAGTCCTCGTGCGCACTGTCGTGCCGATGGGAAGTTCCGGTTGCGGCTGAGGATCACTTTCGTCGAACCTTTCCTCGTTTATAgtctatttttaatcttcttgtCGCGTCGttggtattttataaatggtaTTGAGGGATAGGCGTTCAGGGGTAGCGATAACAGGGTCAAAAGGAAGAGCGAAGAGCGTAATCGAGTAAAGGTTTAATCACCGTGCGAACATTCCTCGGAGAAATAACGTGGAAAGGTTTGATAGGTTAATACTAGTTGGTATAGTcgaaaatgaattatatagaATGGAATTAAGTATCCGGGAAAGCGTCGTTGATCTCGAGGGTTGAAATTATTCTCTAGCGTTCGAATAGCACACTATTCAAATTATCACTCTCTTAATAAATTACTACGCTGctagttaaattacaaattatcgCGAGATATGCAATTAAATAGTTTATCTACTAGCTACGATTAAGCGAAATATCGGATTTTTCACTCGTAACAAGGCAATTATTTCTAAGTTATCATTACGATCAACATTCGAATAATTCGTTCGTGTGAAAACATAACTGCTATCGTTCGATCCTCGTCGATATCACAACAATCgctataaaatacaaaatacttaACTAACGTGTTATTTAGAATTAAGGgtagtttcttttaattcttttttttcccacacgttctcttttcttttctcttttcttttgta includes the following:
- the LOC132906892 gene encoding ceramide kinase, translating into MMQEITDQSSRTVLLNTFVVKKKRCRVYFHRGTLIWETEKPPYTRWTLPMTDVLAVRYGDDWIHGVNLKEKQPPPTSPTSPTVCPTNFILHYAVRGPKNKWSHHSVTMSHTDPRQVASWVKTIRNYLMGLTHRPRKILLFVNPFGGKKKGLKIWEKDVQPLMTIAGIDAKILVTERVGHIRDVLLSVDLTDFHAIVCIGGDGTVAEVINGLVLRTSRDRQIDPNNPEVNLPTPRLPIGVIPSGSTDTIAYSLHGTTDVQTATIHIIFGDSTGLDVSSVHNDQSLLRLYASMLSYGYLGDVIRDSEKFRWMGPQRYDYSGFKKILANKGYEGEIQLLSDPCHPTTSTRCIKNCTRCLQHMHNSIPDKEITRWLTIRGKFFMVNGANLACGCSRSPMGFSPHCHVGDGCVDVILVRHTSLFNNIRMLLRLSSKQKTLYDLPFVEVYRAREFTFRTLPTLHMQSTSDISNRYLNSSLSVWNCDGEVIDSSNVKIRVHCQLVNIFTRRAQEPVHGRTCFC